The sequence below is a genomic window from Mycobacterium spongiae.
TGATGAGCACGTCGAACACGGCCATCCGCAGCAACTGTTTGTCGTCTGCATGCATCAGGATGACCTCGTCACCGGCGTAGTCGTATGCGCGCAGCACCGGCAGATAACCCGGCTGCAATGCGCTGGCGGGAAACAGATCGACAGGATCGGGACCCGGACGCGGATCCGCGTCGGCGGCATCACCGGGTTGCTGCACCCACAACTGCAACATCCCGCGCCCGGCAGGCCCGTCCCGAATAATGGTGTACGGCACCAAGTTCCAGCCCAATTCTGCCGATATCAGATAGGCGCCGAGTTCGCGCCCGGCCAGCGTCCCGTCGGGGAAGTCCCACAACGGCTCCTCGCCAGAGACGGGCTTGTACACGCAGTGCACGCTGCGTTCAGCCAGTATTGATTCGCAGAGGAACGTCGCGTTGCTTGCCGAACGAATGCGTCCGAGGACCGTCAGCGCACCGTCGCGCAAAACCTCACGATCGTCATCCGGCGGTGTCATCACCAGGCCCGAGCAGCGCTTCGCGCCGGTAACCGTTGGCACGAGCGCAGATGTGTCCCTCAGGGTCCAGCGGTTCGTCGCACAACGGGCATGGCGGGCGTCCCGCCGAGATCACCCGGACCGACCGGGTAGCGAACTGGCGCGCCGACTCAGGCGTCAGAAACACCCGCACCGCGTCGGGGCCCTCCTCGGTGTCGTCGAGCACCACGGAGGCGTCGAACTCGGCGTCGGTGACAGCCAGCAATTCAACGACGACGGTCTGCGCCTCCGAATCCCAGCCCAACCCCATCGTCCCGACGCGAAACTCGGCATCCACCGGCATGATCAGCGGACTGAGGTCATCGATCTCGGTGGGCTCCGGTGGCACCGGAGTGCCGAACCGACGATTCACCTCGAGAAGCAGCGCGCCGATGCGTTCGGCGAGCACCGCGACCTGCTGCTTCTCCAGAACCACCGAAACCACCCGCGAGTCATGGACCGCCTGGATGTAGAACGTTCGATTTCCGGGCTGGCCAACGGTCCCGGCCACGAAGCGGTCGGGCGTGCGGAAGACGTGGATTGCGCGGGCCATGGCATCTCCAAAATACCGGCAGTTGACCCCGCGATGCGATTCCTTCGGTGCATGCGCTTGCCCCGATGGGCGCGCGATCGCGACTAGCCGGTGGACCCCCCGACTGTCGCGTCGGACGACGGCACCGCACCTTTCGGCTCCCCGTGCGAATCTTTGTGGGGCTCGGTCGCCGTCGGAGCCGCTGCCCGCAAACCGGCCGACAACCGCGCACCGGTGTGGTTGAGGTGAAGGACGAACGGCCGCAGCGGGGTATAGCGGACCACGCTGATCGACCCGGGATCGGCGGTGATTCGCTGGAAGCTGTCGAGATGCATGCCGAGCGCGTCAGCGATAACCGCCTTGATGACATCGCCGTGAGTGCAGGCCACCCACAACACGTCGCTGCCCTGCTCTCCCCCATCTTCGCCACCGTATTCATGGGCCAGCT
It includes:
- a CDS encoding SCO1664 family protein; the protein is MTPPDDDREVLRDGALTVLGRIRSASNATFLCESILAERSVHCVYKPVSGEEPLWDFPDGTLAGRELGAYLISAELGWNLVPYTIIRDGPAGRGMLQLWVQQPGDAADADPRPGPDPVDLFPASALQPGYLPVLRAYDYAGDEVILMHADDKQLLRMAVFDVLINNADRKGGHILCGLDGRVYGVDHGLCLHVEDKLRTVLWGWAGRPIDDQTLQAVDGLADALDGPLAAALTDQITPAEISALRQRTQSLLDRPVMPEPNRHRPIPWPAF
- a CDS encoding DUF3090 domain-containing protein, with the protein product MARAIHVFRTPDRFVAGTVGQPGNRTFYIQAVHDSRVVSVVLEKQQVAVLAERIGALLLEVNRRFGTPVPPEPTEIDDLSPLIMPVDAEFRVGTMGLGWDSEAQTVVVELLAVTDAEFDASVVLDDTEEGPDAVRVFLTPESARQFATRSVRVISAGRPPCPLCDEPLDPEGHICARANGYRREALLGPGDDTAG